In Camelus dromedarius isolate mCamDro1 chromosome 3, mCamDro1.pat, whole genome shotgun sequence, one DNA window encodes the following:
- the FAM174A gene encoding membrane protein FAM174A isoform X1, which yields MMKAKHCSCCLSRLLASALLLLLLLPELRGPLPVLLQAVAAAPDPGPPDRGPRTLPPLPPRPTAAQSQARAPPEALGPRGAEGGNGSIPGAGLAADDLGGKAGEEGSVGGGLAVSPNPGDKPMTQRALTVLMVVSGAVLVYFVVRTVRMRRRNRKTRRYGVLDTNIENMELTPLEQDDEDDDNTLFDANHPRR from the exons ATGATGAAGGCGAAGCACTGTAGCTGCTGCCTCAGCCGCCTCCTGGCCTCCGCCCTCCTGCTGTTGCTACTGCTGCCAGAGTTGAGAGGGCCCTTGCCAGTGCTGCTGCAGGCGGTCGCGGCTGCGCCGGATCCTGGGCCTCCCGACCGTGGGCCGCGGACCCTGCCGCCCCTGCCACCCAGGCCCACAGCTGCCCAGTCCCAGGCCCGCGCTCCGCCCGAAGCCTTGGGGCCGCGGGGCGCTGAGGGAGGCAATGGCAGCATTCCAGGGGCGGGGCTTGCAGCGGACGACCTAGGCGGGAAGGCAGGGGAAGAAGGCTCAGTGGGTGGCGGCCTCGCTGTGAGCCCCAACCCCGGCGACAAGCCCATGACCCAGCGGGCCCTGACCGTGTTGATGGTGGTGAGTGGCGCGGTGCTGGTGTACTTCGTCGTCAGGACGGTCAG GATGAGAAGAAGAAACCGAAAGACTAGGAGATACGGAGTTCTGGACACTAACATTGAAAATATGGAGTTGACACCTTTGGAACaagatgatgaggatgatgataacACACTGTTTGATGCCAATCATCCTCGAAG ataA
- the FAM174A gene encoding membrane protein FAM174A isoform X2, whose amino-acid sequence MMKAKHCSCCLSRLLASALLLLLLLPELRGPLPVLLQAVAAAPDPGPPDRGPRTLPPLPPRPTAAQSQARAPPEALGPRGAEGGNGSIPGAGLAADDLGGKAGEEGSVGGGLAVSPNPGDKPMTQRALTVLMVVSGAVLVYFVVRTVRMRRRNRKTRRYGVLDTNIENMELTPLEQDDEDDDNTLFDANHPRR is encoded by the exons ATGATGAAGGCGAAGCACTGTAGCTGCTGCCTCAGCCGCCTCCTGGCCTCCGCCCTCCTGCTGTTGCTACTGCTGCCAGAGTTGAGAGGGCCCTTGCCAGTGCTGCTGCAGGCGGTCGCGGCTGCGCCGGATCCTGGGCCTCCCGACCGTGGGCCGCGGACCCTGCCGCCCCTGCCACCCAGGCCCACAGCTGCCCAGTCCCAGGCCCGCGCTCCGCCCGAAGCCTTGGGGCCGCGGGGCGCTGAGGGAGGCAATGGCAGCATTCCAGGGGCGGGGCTTGCAGCGGACGACCTAGGCGGGAAGGCAGGGGAAGAAGGCTCAGTGGGTGGCGGCCTCGCTGTGAGCCCCAACCCCGGCGACAAGCCCATGACCCAGCGGGCCCTGACCGTGTTGATGGTGGTGAGTGGCGCGGTGCTGGTGTACTTCGTCGTCAGGACGGTCAG GATGAGAAGAAGAAACCGAAAGACTAGGAGATACGGAGTTCTGGACACTAACATTGAAAATATGGAGTTGACACCTTTGGAACaagatgatgaggatgatgataacACACTGTTTGATGCCAATCATCCTCGAAGGTAA